One window from the genome of Saccharicrinis carchari encodes:
- a CDS encoding glycoside hydrolase family 2 TIM barrel-domain containing protein: MLLFVSHLFAQSNNWEHPHWENQYVIQENKMPARATSFSYREVDAAVEMDRDQAEVKFLNGDWKFNFTPDSKNRSIDFVRTEFDASGWDDIKVPSCWEMQGYGTPIYTNDVYPFTPNAPFIDRTNPVGSYIKEFTLPADWTDQQVIIHFGGVSSAFYCWLNGEYVGYSQGSRLPSEFDLSKHLKQGNNKLAVQVIRWSDGSYLEDQDHWRMSGIHREVFLMAQPKVHINDFFVRTPLTDNYTKALLQVRPEIVARGVSYDGWHLEVELLDAANNSVLEKAMRAPVKNIINEWYPPRDNVYFALMEAEVNNPRLWSAEDPYLYKTVFKLLNDKDELVEVRSTKIGFKEYAHTSEGVFTVNGEPVKLIGVNRHDHSDTGGKTVTREEMKKDIELMKQFNINALRAAHYPNDPYVYELCDEYGLYVMDEANIETHGIGGKLSNDITWNPAFMDRVIRMVERSKNHASIFSWSLGNESGCGPNHASAAGWIKDYDPTRLVHYEGAQGQPMHPDYIPTNSPKWGTNYYRTMANPTDPLYVDMISRMYPSLEQLTTLLNNDYIKRPVVMCEYAHAMGNSLGNLKEYWDIVYDHPKAAGGFIWDWIDQGIRAEDEDGTVFWKYGGDFGDVPNLGNFCINGIINSDRSVKPQLEECKYVFQPIVFTGVDLQKGIVEVKSRMNFVSTGDYYFRWSVAEEGKELRNGRLDDLIIAPGESQTITLPLNKVKIKEGKEYWLRISMHHKQATLYSEAGFEVAKQQFLLHGAKEKAAVDFSGAKGLSYTENETTVQVKGKNFEMSWDKSTGQMMDYTYQGTTYIEKGPMANFWRSQTDNDTRGWKSHTAAAFWKDFAKLSPEVQLEVDQSNPSYLNLKVTQSYTEDLQINTIYKIDNKAQVQVTFDVAMSEDMSMPLRIGSQMEVNDDLQNMKFYGKGPWENYIDRAFAAEVDVYSGKVDDFVFHYVRPQESSNRTGVRWLQLTANNGKGILIKGMQPLSTSVWPWTMQNLTDARHINALEKAPYLTVNIDLIQVGVGGADTWSNKSKPIEQYRIKPGNHSYSYSIRPVK, encoded by the coding sequence ATGCTGCTTTTTGTAAGCCACTTGTTTGCACAAAGCAACAATTGGGAACATCCGCATTGGGAAAACCAATATGTGATTCAGGAAAATAAAATGCCGGCCAGAGCGACTTCTTTTTCCTATCGTGAAGTTGATGCTGCCGTTGAGATGGACAGAGATCAAGCAGAAGTGAAATTTTTAAACGGCGATTGGAAATTTAACTTTACACCTGACAGCAAAAATCGCAGTATCGATTTTGTAAGAACGGAATTTGATGCTTCGGGATGGGACGATATAAAGGTTCCTTCGTGCTGGGAGATGCAAGGGTATGGAACGCCTATATATACTAATGATGTATATCCCTTTACCCCCAACGCACCTTTTATCGACCGCACTAACCCCGTAGGTTCCTATATAAAAGAGTTTACCCTACCGGCCGATTGGACTGACCAACAGGTAATCATCCATTTTGGTGGGGTGTCGTCGGCTTTTTATTGCTGGCTTAACGGCGAGTATGTGGGTTATAGCCAGGGGAGCCGATTGCCCAGCGAATTTGACCTGAGCAAACATTTAAAGCAAGGCAACAACAAACTGGCCGTGCAGGTGATACGATGGTCCGATGGCAGCTACTTAGAAGACCAGGACCATTGGCGCATGAGCGGTATCCACCGCGAAGTGTTTTTGATGGCTCAGCCCAAGGTGCACATCAACGACTTTTTTGTACGCACGCCTTTAACAGATAATTACACCAAAGCATTGCTACAGGTCCGTCCGGAGATAGTTGCCCGGGGCGTATCATACGACGGATGGCATTTGGAGGTGGAACTGTTGGATGCCGCAAACAATAGCGTATTGGAAAAAGCCATGCGGGCCCCCGTAAAAAATATCATCAATGAATGGTATCCGCCCCGCGACAACGTTTATTTTGCTTTGATGGAAGCTGAGGTAAACAATCCGCGTTTATGGAGTGCCGAGGATCCCTACCTATATAAAACCGTTTTTAAATTATTGAACGATAAAGATGAACTGGTAGAAGTGCGCAGTACCAAAATTGGTTTTAAAGAATATGCGCATACCTCCGAAGGTGTTTTTACCGTTAACGGAGAACCCGTAAAATTGATAGGTGTAAACCGTCACGACCACAGCGACACCGGCGGCAAGACCGTGACGCGCGAAGAAATGAAAAAAGATATTGAGCTGATGAAGCAGTTTAATATCAATGCGCTGCGTGCTGCCCATTACCCCAATGATCCCTACGTTTACGAGCTGTGTGACGAGTATGGTTTGTACGTGATGGACGAGGCCAACATTGAAACACACGGTATTGGCGGTAAGCTGTCCAACGATATTACCTGGAATCCCGCTTTTATGGACAGGGTGATACGCATGGTGGAGCGCAGCAAGAACCACGCCTCCATCTTTTCCTGGTCCTTGGGCAACGAATCGGGCTGTGGCCCCAACCACGCATCGGCAGCAGGCTGGATAAAAGACTATGACCCCACGCGCCTCGTACATTACGAAGGAGCACAGGGACAACCCATGCACCCCGATTACATCCCGACAAACTCACCTAAGTGGGGCACTAATTATTACAGGACTATGGCCAACCCCACCGATCCGCTCTACGTGGATATGATCAGCCGCATGTACCCTTCTCTGGAGCAGTTGACTACCCTTTTAAACAACGATTATATCAAAAGACCTGTTGTGATGTGCGAATACGCACATGCCATGGGCAACTCCCTGGGTAACCTAAAGGAGTATTGGGACATTGTTTATGACCATCCTAAAGCGGCCGGCGGTTTTATCTGGGACTGGATAGATCAGGGCATCCGTGCCGAGGACGAAGATGGCACCGTGTTCTGGAAATATGGCGGCGACTTTGGCGACGTGCCCAACCTGGGTAATTTCTGCATCAACGGCATCATTAATTCCGACAGGTCGGTAAAACCACAATTGGAAGAGTGTAAATATGTATTTCAGCCCATAGTGTTTACAGGGGTGGATCTGCAGAAAGGTATCGTTGAGGTAAAAAGCCGAATGAACTTTGTTTCTACGGGCGATTATTATTTTAGATGGTCGGTGGCCGAAGAAGGCAAAGAATTGCGCAACGGACGTTTGGACGATCTAATTATCGCGCCCGGCGAATCGCAAACGATTACCCTTCCGCTCAATAAAGTGAAAATTAAAGAAGGAAAAGAATATTGGCTGCGCATCAGTATGCACCATAAGCAGGCCACACTGTATTCCGAGGCCGGATTTGAAGTGGCCAAGCAGCAATTTTTATTGCACGGCGCAAAAGAAAAGGCAGCCGTTGATTTTTCCGGAGCCAAAGGGTTGAGCTATACAGAAAACGAAACAACGGTTCAAGTTAAAGGAAAGAACTTTGAGATGAGCTGGGACAAATCCACAGGGCAAATGATGGATTATACCTATCAGGGAACCACCTATATCGAAAAAGGACCAATGGCCAATTTCTGGCGTTCGCAAACCGATAATGATACTCGGGGTTGGAAATCGCATACGGCAGCTGCATTCTGGAAAGATTTTGCCAAGCTAAGCCCGGAGGTTCAATTGGAGGTGGATCAATCCAACCCATCGTACTTAAACCTTAAGGTAACACAAAGCTATACCGAGGATTTGCAAATTAACACCATCTACAAAATAGATAACAAGGCACAGGTGCAAGTTACCTTTGATGTAGCGATGAGCGAAGATATGTCTATGCCACTGCGCATAGGTTCGCAAATGGAGGTGAACGACGATTTGCAAAATATGAAATTTTACGGCAAGGGACCCTGGGAAAATTATATCGACCGCGCCTTTGCTGCCGAAGTGGATGTATACAGCGGTAAGGTGGACGACTTCGTATTTCATTACGTAAGGCCCCAGGAAAGCAGCAACCGCACCGGGGTTCGCTGGTTGCAACTCACTGCCAATAATGGCAAGGGGATTCTGATAAAAGGTATGCAGCCTTTGAGCACCTCCGTATGGCCATGGACCATGCAAAACCTGACAGATGCCAGGCATATCAACGCGCTTGAAAAAGCCCCGTATCTCACCGTTAACATCGACCTGATACAGGTGGGCGTGGGCGGCGCCGATACATGGAGCAACAAGTCAAAGCCCATTGAGCAATACCGCATCAAGCCCGGCAATCACTCCTACTCGTACAGTATTCGTCCGGTAAAGTAA